The proteins below come from a single Euleptes europaea isolate rEulEur1 chromosome 5, rEulEur1.hap1, whole genome shotgun sequence genomic window:
- the DNAJC9 gene encoding dnaJ homolog subfamily C member 9 — MGLLEQCREAFGAGDLYQVLGVRRGASAEEVRRGYRQASLRVHPDRAGLQDKAEATRHFQILGKVYAVLSDLEQRTLYDQQGVVDEESTVLAQDRNWEEYWKLIFKEVTLKDIEDFKKQYNDSTEEVEDIKTAYKNCKGDMEQIMDKVLCADYTDEPRIRTIIQQAIDLGELPFYKAFAKESKQKMTARKRRAEKEAKEAEKAREELGLDKDDDVRTLIQRRNENRKKEMDDFLAQMEAKYGNSSKKEGKKTAAKKKK, encoded by the exons ATGGGGCTGCTGGAGCAGTGCCGCGAGGCTTTCGGCGCCGGGGACTTGTACCAGGTGCTGGGCGTGCGGCGCGGCGCTTCGGCCGAGGAGGTCCGCCGCGGCTACCGCCAGGCCTCCCTGCGGGTGCACCCGGACCGCGCCGGCCTGCAGGACAAGGCGGAGGCCACCCGGCACTTCCAA ATCTTGGGCAAAGTGTATGCAGTGCTGAGTGACCTAGAGCAGCGAACTCTGTATGACCAGCAGGGGGTTGTAGATGAAGAGTCGACTGTGCTGGCCCAGGACCGCAACTGGGAAGAGTACTGGAAGCTGATCTTCAAAGAG GTGACTTTAAAAGATATTGAAGACTTTAAGAAGCAGTACAATGATTCTACAGAAGAGGTGGaggacattaaaacagcatataAGAACTGTAAAGGTGATATGGAACAAATTATGGATAAAGTACTGTGTGCAGATTATACAGATGAACCAAGAATAAGGACGATCATCCAACAAGCCATTGATTTGGGAGAACTTCCATTCTACAAGGCCTTTGCCAAAGAATCAAAGCAAAAGATGACTGCAAGAAAAAGGAGG GCTGAGAAAGAGGCTAAAGAGGCAGAAAAAGCCAGAGAAGAACTAGGTCTTGATAAAGATGATGACGTGAGAACCTTAATTCAG AGAAGAAATGAGAATCGGAAAAAAGAAATGGATGACTTTTTGGCTCAGATGGAAGCAAAGTACGGAAATTCCtccaaaaaggaaggaaagaaaacagcagccaagaaaaaaaaataa